The Rhopalosiphum maidis isolate BTI-1 chromosome 4, ASM367621v3, whole genome shotgun sequence region taaagtttaaatgagCTGAATCGAGGGGCTCAAGAGTACACTGTGCCCATCAAAACACTCCGttcatcaaaactttaaattttcttaacttattaaatactcgTTCAAAATTCGATTTCTGTCTTCTTAATtctccaaaatatattttagtgtgaaatattaaaatactaaattaaatactgacattcaaaaatgtacaaactttaaaaaaaaataatataaatattttataaatattgttttataatgacttcaaatattgtaaaaatatagtgttaatacattttaaattaacgtaACTTTATAAGAATCGCTCTGCGTATAATTTActtggcattttttttttatcgaatttagATTAAGCTTTAttagttgatttattttttaacatgaaTTTAATACGtagttttaacttaataaatgcCACTTCAGCTTGTGATTATGATACTGTATTctgtattacaaatttatgtaaaatacaccatcaacatataatatacctactcaaAAGTTATATGAGTACATGTTTGGTATAAAACTCATATTTCTGTATTCGGGATCGCTTTATTGAAGAACggtataaattgatttttatatacatatattatgtatttatgtacaaaaaatacatcaaacaGACTAAAACATacggtagaaaaaaaatttacgatGTTGTACAGTAGTTTCAAACGAATATATTCGACTTTGCcgcaactaaaatataaaaatatgacctTTTCCGAAAAGGTGTATGTGTAactgaataataatgacattattattataatatgaataataataataattcgtaaCAAAAGTTAGACGGCGTCATGAATAGGCAAATGTGATACACTTGAACGAACGCGACGAATGCGGAAACAACGATCCTACCTCGcgtttaacttttaactatttcatcattttaatttacaatacacttcaaataataataacataaacattgtatttaataaataaaaaatagatgaaACACTTAAACTTCAATGCATGTATgcacataaaacattttttcaaatgatgtTTGTaaaacttcaatattttatgtaatacaaacacaaaaattgtgactactTTATGCATAACGTTGTCATTATTgattatgacaatattattataaaaaaaaaaaaaaaaaaacgacgaGCTTAAGCATACCAAGTTATATTTCGATATACATAACacttttcattttcatattcaccatgagatattatatttccttACCTTTTTCAAtgccatatattatactatgtaaagcataataaaatttaactttctaCTCTCTTTTGAcacttattttagtttttaaatacaaatatattattatacacttgtTTTTATTGACTGTATTTTGTCAAATTATATGTACTGCAGAATgcttaataaaatctatttatttacagtATGTTCGCAGGAAACATGATGGTGGGAGCTTCGGTGGCGTGTGGCTTGTTGGTCGTGATACTTGTGTGCACTATCCCAGCATCATTATCTGCACCTTATCCGTTGTTACAAGGGTAaccaaaattttttaaatatacaaaatgtaaaaaaacaactcaaacgaaaaaaaaagaaacattataatatacacaaatatataacgCTGACTAAATAAGTCACACTGAACGCTTTTATACGTTTTACAGTGTGTAAAgacttgtttaatttaattcgaaTTTATATTCGTAATTCATTACCATGTGCGATTAACAAATTAGCATACTATAGACGATAAAGCAAGACTATAGCTAagcacaaaattattttcctatagcctttgtgtttttttttttttttatatataaatcgtaaagaatataagtagtataatCTCTCAGGTTTAtgacaaaaatgttatcaccATTTTCCATACGAGATAAATGGAGCGACCAATACTCGTGTCACCGTGATTAGTCaggatttttgaattttagaaaTCGAAACGGACAGATAACCCACTATAAAACAATTCGTGAATACACGATGAGAATCGTCCGgatagtaattattactatatgtaCCAATGCATCTTAAGGTTacaaaaaatttctttttccTAAACCAACCAGtacacgttattatatttttgtaaaatgtacagAAATTGTACCATAATCCACaggtattaagttatttttgtgCACCATCACCGTTTAAATAGATGTAATTTGTGTCGGCGTGACATCGCCGCTCGTTCGCCTCGTATAAAGAGGAGAAGCCGCCGCACAGCAGTTCAGATCGTGCACCCTGCAATAATTATCACTTTTTCATTGGACTCTAAAAGCTTatagatgaaaaatatttttctaactaTGAGGAGTGGGAAAAGCGGCTTACAGAATCGGTACATTAACTTTGCAACACTAAAACCTGTTCCTACGAAAACCAATCGATTTGAACGGCGATTGTGTAGAAAAATGACTATATAACGTACCCCGAGTACTATCGATACAAACTAAATTTACCCCACTTTAAATGCACTATCAGGGGTGGGCAACCGGCGGCCCACGAACCTTTTTTTATCTGGCCCGcgctacattttcaaattacatcaTACGATTTCAAAGTCAATCGTCTATACTTTATGCTACGTCCatgctaaattaaaatgcatatattttgaatgaccTTTCTTTTGCTCTCTATACTCTGGCCCgctaaatttcaattttcttaaaattggcCCTCTAATAACTTTCAGTTGCCCGTCCCTGCACTATACAGGgaacataaataacatatgGGCATACAAGGTATATGAATAGATTAcagttagaaatttaaaataacaactttttattattattttgtataattcatataaaaccATAGAACGGCGTGTTTCGAAAAACTACTGCCGATCCACCGGGCGTCATGGGTTTCGCTAAAAGTCTACCACGATCACACACGACCGTCTGGACCGTGATacgatattgtaataatacgcCACACACGCGCACATGATGTGTACGGGCTTACGTAGGGTACGGATAAATCAACAGAGGCACACCCACTGTATTGGTTCGAAAACGATTGTTTGCGGGTGTAACGCACGCGTaacatatgtgtgtgtgtgtgcgtgcgtgtatCACGGCGATGGCTCTGGTCCACAATAATAACGCATGTCGGGGGCCCAAACCATTGCCCGCAAAACAGCGCTGTAAATTTATTTCCTGACGATGTGAGTACCAAATCGTATATGCCGTGTGTATACGCGCCACACTCGGAAATGCGCCAATAATATGCGTGTGCTGCGGGTCGAACCGCTGCCCTGCGATCGCTTGACGCTGCTCACAGTTGGGGGGGGGGGCGAAATTGGCCGTGATATCAGAAGTTGTGAATTATTATCGTCCGTTTGTTTACTGCCGCCGTTGTCCCGTTGTAGGCCGTGTCAACGGGACAATCTGACGGTTAATAATCAATCACGTGAATTTGATTAAAAGCAATATAGAGATGAGGTGCCCGCTACaacgttaatttaaaattatcgataAAAATCTCAATAGATAAACATTCATCGAACATTGCGATATAAAAATGGATTGATAGGACGTAATTTTTACGTTAGATATAGCCGGTAGGTACGACCTACAAATTTACTCGGAAAATGCTAGTCGGTTCAAAATTTTATCTGTTACCTTATCTAGATAATTTGTCCGTTATCTTTGCACAACACTGACCGTAACAGAGATTAGTACGTAACCTTCTATAGTTATTATCGTGTAACTCGATCATACATTCGGACCCCATGATAAACAATTCAATCACTAACGATAATTCATTtggttttatagtaataaatttttattagttataaaatatattttaaagtattattatattttacttacccATATAGATAGTGAGAGTGAGTTTGTAAGGaagtttatatacctatatacaatcCTTGCAAACTTTAATCATTAGAGGTTAACCATCTACAATTTTTGGCCCAATACTTTCGTCCGACATCAAGTGTAAAATtgtctatatctatataatacctacatgaCGCTAAACCTGATAAAAACCTTTCTTTCCCTAAgttttttctaaaacattaagtttttaaacatattatgaatttataattaaaaatcttataaaaacttaaatatgaatagaattaaaaagtttttactttttactacctacctatttaatatttttttcttttacatttattgaatacacaatctataaaatatattaacttgtGAGATCAATATCAATGTTTCGACAGTTTGAATGTTTACTTCAGATATCATATTACAACCCGACAGACGATGAATCGAAAATTGTCTCCTTGAAGTCTCGAAACAGTCAAAACACGCACGTGCGTAAATATTGaggaaataactataataggtatcaatctacaatttatcatagaaaaaaataatagctcacaccgaaataaataataaaaacgtgacaaaaaatatcgtataaaacaaaatattgttttaaaataaatgtacgtacggaaattataattcaatgttatattttctaatacggtaagggtacataatatatttatactatttataacataaattataataaaatatatacatggtaacttttttaaatataatcaatattccctaacattatttttagttaaacttaaacaatattttctcgtggggattttatattttctaccgactcgttatttgtttatttcattttattttcatattttcgaAACAGTTGCCTTTCTTGGTACAAActaagaaactaaaaaaaactttcaatttttaattaataacagctATGACCCTGATCATTTTTCCGTACAATTAAAACGTAGAAAGTTTGTCCGGcatcaaataaatagttaactaATTGAGTCAACATAGCTACAGTAGTTATTACCTACCTTTTCACTAATAGAACAGATCGAGATCATTGAGTAGATATTGCAATGcattgaaacatattttatagcacgtgaattttcaaaacttaactATTGTCTGTTTTGCGAAAATGtatgaatgataaaaaaataaaatgcaaatactattttattgttgtctctttttattattataaaagttttagttatttaactcGTGacggttaaataatatatttcataacagtccgttttgtttatttcaggCAAAACAACGCGTATTTGTCATCAGAAAACGACGGAGACCCTGAAGTCATGTTGGAGTTATTGGCCCGAATAGGCCAAAATATCATGAGAGCAAATGAATTGGAAAAGTAAGACCAACATTAAGTATTAAGACTTCGAAGTTGTGGAATTCGTTTGTTTTTTGTCaaaacgaatttatttttcaatcttaAGAGTACAAaagaaataggtaatatagctCTACACTGTGGgcactgaaaatataatatataccagcACTGGCCGCAAGGCACTacgcgaataatattatttgatcaaATTGTTAGTTTCCAGATaaccgtaataatataaaataaaagatttgtttattagaaaaaaaaaataataaagtacggTTGTacagatattttatgtaacaaaCGCGCGCATTTCATTAGAtttgttcaatttaaattttactttattttaaattagttttcagACGATATTCaggaataatttttcaataattcaatgacatattatttttttttttttacgaggtctaatcaaaaagtatcgagactgttaaaaaaaaaaaa contains the following coding sequences:
- the LOC113560514 gene encoding diuretic hormone class 2-like, whose amino-acid sequence is MFAGNMMVGASVACGLLVVILVCTIPASLSAPYPLLQGQNNAYLSSENDGDPEVMLELLARIGQNIMRANELENSKRGLDLGLSRGYSGTQAAKHLMGMAAANFAGGPGRRRRSDMLPKLLTP